A segment of the Priestia aryabhattai genome:
GTTAGAACCTTTCGGGGACGTTTTGTATCAAGCGGTTACGGGAAAGTATAAGTCAGCTAAAGAAATGAAAACAGAGGTGTTATCGGTTGAAAAAAGAAGAGGGGCAAAAAGTAGAGGAACAAAGCCTCAAAACGTTCGTCAACCGTCTGCTCCTCGTGTTAAAGTAAAGAAGAAGCGTTCTCACGTGTTAGAGACGCTACTACTTTGTACGTCTGTAATGTTGATTTATATTTTGTACCTATTTATTCAAGTGCTATAAAGTTTGGAGAAATTGTGAAACTTTCCTTATAGTCATTCGTATAAAGTAAATTAATGATACATTATTGCGTGTACATTATAAGGATGAGTCATTCCTATGGAAAAGCAAGTGAACAATTTTATGACAAAACATCAGTTATTATCCGCAGGCTCTACGGTAGTTGTAGGTATTTCTGGTGGTCCTGATTCTTTAGCGCTGCTGCATTTCTTATGGAGTCTGAAAGAGCAAAAATCTCTAACGATTATTGCTGCTCATGTTGATCATATGTTCCGGGGCAAAGAGTCAAAGCAAGATATGGAATATGTGCAGAACTACTGCAAACAATTGAATATTAAATGTGAGGCGAAGCAGATTGATGTTACTTCTTATCAGAAGGAAAGAAAGTTATCTTCTCAAGTAGCTGCCAGAGAATGCCGCTATACATTTTTTACTCATGTTATGAAGAAACACAAAGCAAATCTTCTTGCATTAGGACATCACGGAGATGACCAGGTTGAAACGATGTTAATGCGAATGGTCCGAGGTAGTACGATGAATGGATACGCAGGGATGCAGCCCAAGCGGCCATATGGGGATGGATTTATTATTAGGCCATTCCTAGCCGTAACGAAAGAAGAAATCAATCGCTACTGTGAGCTATATGGGCTTACACCTCGGATTGATCCGAGTAATGAGAAAGACTCGTACACGAGAAATCGGTTTCGTCATTACGTTTTGCCATTTTTAAAGCAAGAAAACGCCACTGTACATGAAAAATTTCAACAATTTAGCGAGAACTTGCACGAAGATCAAGCATACTTAGAGGAATTAACGACCGATGTGATGAATAAAGTAATGAGAAAGAAATTGAAAAATGAAATTCTCATTGATAGAGATTGTTTTCTAAGGATACGCAAGCCTTTACAAAGGCGTGGTATTCAACTAATATTAAACTATCTCTATAAAGAAATTCCTCCAACCCTTTCTTCAGCGCATGTTGACACGTTAGTGGGATTTTGTAAAAGTGAAAAACCGTCTGGGGCGCTTGATTTTCCAAATGGTTTACGCATTATTCGATCTTACAACGACTGTCTTTTCACCTTTAATGAGGGGAACATCGAGCCATATGAATTTATTGTTCCGATTCCAGGGGTCGTTGAGCTTCCAAATGGTCACCAGCTTATTTGTGAAATACATAATAAAGTCGAAGATATAAAAGGAAACGATGTTTTTCTTTTAGATGAAGCTCACGATTTAAAATCATTAAAGGTAAGGACACGAAAAAATGGCGATAAAATGCGAGTAAAGGGCATGAAGGGACATAAAAAAGTAAAGGATATTTTTATCGATGAAAAAATCCCTTTACACTTCAGAGATCATTGGCCGGTAGTGGAAGATAGCCAAGGAACTATTTTGTGGCTACCTGGTTTGAAAAAATCTGCTTATGAACTGCATACACATAAGTCCAGATATGTTATTTTATACTATAAGTAGCGAAAACTTCTAGGAGGCAAGTAAGGAATGAAGCAGGATATTCAAGAAATTTTGATTTCAGAAGAAGAAATACAACAGAAAGTAAAAGAATTGGGTAAGCTATTATCTGAGGAATACGCTGACCGTTTTCCTTTGGTAATTGGTGTATTAAAAGGTGCTATGCCTTTCATGTCTGATCTAATTAAGCGTGTTGATACATATTTAGAAATGGATTTTATGGATGTATCAAGTTATGGCAATGAGATGGTTTCTTCTGGTGAAGTAAAAATCCTAAAAGATTTAGATACATCAGTGGAAGGTCGAGACATTCTTATCTTAGAGGATATTATCGACAGCGGCTTAACACTTAGCTATCTTGTAGAGCTATTCAAGTACCGTAAAGCTAAGTCAATTAAGATTGTCACACTCTTAGACAAACCAACAGGTCGTAAAGCAGCTATTAAAGCAGATTACGTTGGATTTGAAGTACCTGATGCATTCGTAGTAGGGTATGGATTAGATTATCAAGAAAAATATCGTAACCTGCCGTATATTGGGGTTCTTAAACCGCAAGTATATAGCAATTAATAAGCACATATCCAAGTGCAATTTATTGGATAGGATAAATGTTCTATGTTAGTATTGAATACAGTATTTGTTTATCGTGGGAGGAGGTAAGAAATGAATCGGATCTTCCGTAATACCATCTTTTATTTACTTATATTTTTAGTCATTATTGGCGTGGTAAGCTTCTTTAGTGGCTCTAATCAAAAAGCAACACCAATGAGATACGATACATTTGTTCAACACTTAGACAAAGGTGATGTGAAATCACTCTCTATGAAGCCTGAAAGAGGCGTGTATGTTGTGCAAGGAAAGTTAGATTCTTATAAAAAGGATCAAACGTTCCAAACTTACATCGTAGATGGTGACAAAGCACTTGATCGTATTGACGCTGCTTCAGAAAATAATCAAGTAGAAGTTGATTTTAAACCTGCTGATGAAACAAGCGGCTGGGTAACGTTCTTTACGTCAATCATTCCGTTTGTTATTATTTTCATCCTATTCTTCTTCTTACTGAACCAAGCTCAGGGCGGCGGAAGTCGTGTTATGAACTTCGGTAAAAGTAAGGCTAAGCTTTACAGTGAAGAAAAGAAAAAGGTTAAATTTAAAGACGTAGCTGGTGCAGACGAAGAAAAGCAAGAACTTGTGGAAGTTGTTGAGTTCTTAAAAGATCCTCGTAAATTCGCAGAGCTAGGTGCAAGAATTCCGAAGGGTGTCTTACTTGTGGGACCTCCTGGTACTGGTAAAACATTATTAGCAAGAGCTGTTGCTGGTGAAGCAGGCGTTCCGTTCTTCTCTATCAGTGGTTCAGACTTTGTTGAAATGTTTGTTGGGGTCGGTGCTTCTCGTGTTCGTGATTTATTCGAAAATGCGAAGAAGAATGCTCCATGTATTATCTTTATTGATGAAATCGATGCTGTAGGTCGTCAACGTGGCGCAGGTCTTGGTGGCGGACACGATGAGCGTGAACAAACATTAAACCAATTGCTTGTTGAGATGGATGGTTTTGGTGCTAACGAAGGTATCATTATCATTGCAGCAACAAACCGCCCGGATATTTTAGATCCAGCGTTATTACGTCCAGGCCGCTTCGACCGTCAAATTACGGTAGATCGTCCAGATGTAAATGGCCGTGAAGCAGTACTTAAAGTACATGCTCGCAATAAGCCTTTAGATGAATCAGTAAACTTAAAAGCAATTGCTATGCGTACGCCAGGTTTCTCAGGTGCAGATCTAGAAAACTTGTTAAACGAAGCTGCCTTAGTAGCTGCTAGACAGGATAAAAAGAAAATTGAAATGGTCGACATTGACGAAGCAACAGACCGCGTAATTGCAGGTCCCGCTAAGAAGAGTCGAGTTATTTCTAAGAAAGAACGCAATATTGTTGCTTATCATGAAGCAGGACATACAATTATCGGTGTCGTATTAGACGAAGCTGATATGGTACATAAAGTAACCATTGTTCCACGCGGGCAAGCTGGTGGATATGCTGTTATGTTACCAAAAGAAGATCGCTACTTTATGACGAAGCCAGAGCTGCTGGATAAAATTGTTGGGTTGCTTGGTGGTCGTGTAGCTGAGGAAATTATTTTCGGCGAAGTGAGTACAGGTGCTCATAATGACTTCCAGCGTGCAACAAGCATCGCTCGTAAAATGGTAACAGAATACGGTATGAGTGAAAAGTTAGGACCAATGCAGTTTGGTCAATCACAACAAGGCCAAGTATTCTTAGGTCGTGATTTACACAGTGAACAAAACTACAGTGATGCGATTGCTCATGAAATTGATAATGAAATCCAACGTTTCATTAAAGAAAGCTATGAGCGTGCGAAGCAGATCTTAACGGAAAACCGTGACAAGTTAGAGCTTGTAGCTCAAACATTGTTAGAAGTAGAAACGTTAGACGCTGAGCAAATCAACCACTTAGTAGATCATGGAACTCTTCCAGATCGTTCTAGTCACGTAACAGATGAAGACGTTAAAGTAAACATCCAAACAAAGACAGACGATGAAGAGCCAAAAGCATAATAAAAAAATCAGTGGAGATATTCTCCACTGATTTTTTTATTGGGTAGAAGTTAAGTTTGGTAAAAGGTTTTTCGTATATATAGTGGATAAGTAGGATATCCACTAGACAATTGTGTCATTATATTCCTATTTTATCTAGAATATACACGTCTATTTACCAATTATGGTATGATGGTTTCAGTGTGAATACTGAATTTAAATAAAGTGGTGATTGAAATGATTTTTGTATTAGATGTTGGAAATACGAATACGGTATTAGGTGTATACGATGGAGATGAATTAAAGTATCATTGGCGTGTAGAAACAAGCCGTAATAAAACAGAAGACGAGTATGGCATGACAATCAAAGCCTTGCTTGAGCACGTTAGTTTATCTTTTAAAGATATTCATGGTATTATTATTTCCTCTGTTGTTCCTCCTATTATGTTTGCATTGGAGAGAATGTGTCAAAAGTATTTTCATTTAAAGCCGCTTGTTGTTGGTCCTGGAATTAAGACGGGTTTAAATATTAAATATGAAAATCCACGTGAAGTGGGAGCAGACCGTATTGTAAATGCTGTTGCTGGAATTCAGCTGTACGGAAGCCCTTTAATTATCGTTGATTTTGGTACCGCAACCACATATTGCTATATTGATGAAAATAAGCAATATATGGGTGGTGCGATTGCCCCTGGTATTAATATTTCGACAGAGGCTCTTTATTCAAGAGCATCTAAGCTTCCGCGAATTGAAATTGCGCGACCAAATAGCATTGTTGGAAAAAATACAGTATCTGCGATGCAAGCAGGTATTTTATATGGATACGTTGGACAAGTAGAAGGAATTGTAGCAAGAATGAAAGAGCAAGCAACAGTAAATCCTAAAGTTATTGCTACTGGAGGACTCGCAACATTGATTGCTAAAGAGTCGGATATTATTGATATTGTGGATCCATTTTTGACTTTAAAAGGATTGCAAATAATTTATACAAAAAATATGGAGTAAGAGGTGTATATTATGGGCGACTATTTAGTAAAAGCGCTAGCTTACAATAGTCAAGTTCGCGCTTATGCGGTAAAAACAACGGATACAGTTGGAGAAGCGCAGCGCCGTCACTATACATGGCCTACAGCCTCTGCAGCATTGGGACGTTCAATGACTGCGGGAGTTATGATGGGGGCTATGCTAAAGGGTGAGCAAAAGCTAACAATTAAAATTGAAGGCCGAGGCCCAATTGGCGTTATTTTAGTAGACAGCAATGCCAAAGGGGAAGTGCGTGGATATGTAACAAACCCGCAAACTCACTTTGATTTAAATCAGCATGGAAAATTAGATGTAGCACGTGCTGTAGGTACAGATGGTACGCTAAGTGTCGTAAAAGATATCGGGATGCGTGATCAATTTAACGGACAAGTACCTATCGTATCGGGAGAATTAGGAGAGGATTTCACGTATTATTTTGTGACATCTGAGCAAGTCCCATCTTCAGTAGGTGTAGGTGTACTTGTTAACCCTGATAACACGATTTTAGCTGCGGGCGGATTTATCATTCAGCTTCTGCCAGGAACAGATGATAAAACTATTACAGCTATTGAACAACGTTTGCAAACGATTGAACCAATTTCAAAACTGATTCAAAAAGGCCTTTCTCCTGAGGAAATCTTAGAAGAAGTTCTTGGAAAAGAAAACGTAAAGTTTCTGGAGACAATGCCTGTAGAGTTTAAATGTCAGTGCTCAGAAGAAAGAATTGCTAATGCTATTATCAGCTTAGGACAAGAAGAGATTCAATCGATGATTGAGGAAGACGGCCAAGCTGAAGCACAGTGTCATTTCTGTAATGAGACCTATCGTTTTGATAAAAAGCAGCTAGAAGAAATGAAAGAACAAGCAATTTAAATGAAATAAAAGATTCTTAAAAGGCGTCATTTTATAAATGAGCGCCTTTTTTTATAAGTGTTAAGTCCTATTTA
Coding sequences within it:
- the tilS gene encoding tRNA lysidine(34) synthetase TilS yields the protein MEKQVNNFMTKHQLLSAGSTVVVGISGGPDSLALLHFLWSLKEQKSLTIIAAHVDHMFRGKESKQDMEYVQNYCKQLNIKCEAKQIDVTSYQKERKLSSQVAARECRYTFFTHVMKKHKANLLALGHHGDDQVETMLMRMVRGSTMNGYAGMQPKRPYGDGFIIRPFLAVTKEEINRYCELYGLTPRIDPSNEKDSYTRNRFRHYVLPFLKQENATVHEKFQQFSENLHEDQAYLEELTTDVMNKVMRKKLKNEILIDRDCFLRIRKPLQRRGIQLILNYLYKEIPPTLSSAHVDTLVGFCKSEKPSGALDFPNGLRIIRSYNDCLFTFNEGNIEPYEFIVPIPGVVELPNGHQLICEIHNKVEDIKGNDVFLLDEAHDLKSLKVRTRKNGDKMRVKGMKGHKKVKDIFIDEKIPLHFRDHWPVVEDSQGTILWLPGLKKSAYELHTHKSRYVILYYK
- the hpt gene encoding hypoxanthine phosphoribosyltransferase; this encodes MKQDIQEILISEEEIQQKVKELGKLLSEEYADRFPLVIGVLKGAMPFMSDLIKRVDTYLEMDFMDVSSYGNEMVSSGEVKILKDLDTSVEGRDILILEDIIDSGLTLSYLVELFKYRKAKSIKIVTLLDKPTGRKAAIKADYVGFEVPDAFVVGYGLDYQEKYRNLPYIGVLKPQVYSN
- the ftsH gene encoding ATP-dependent zinc metalloprotease FtsH; protein product: MNRIFRNTIFYLLIFLVIIGVVSFFSGSNQKATPMRYDTFVQHLDKGDVKSLSMKPERGVYVVQGKLDSYKKDQTFQTYIVDGDKALDRIDAASENNQVEVDFKPADETSGWVTFFTSIIPFVIIFILFFFLLNQAQGGGSRVMNFGKSKAKLYSEEKKKVKFKDVAGADEEKQELVEVVEFLKDPRKFAELGARIPKGVLLVGPPGTGKTLLARAVAGEAGVPFFSISGSDFVEMFVGVGASRVRDLFENAKKNAPCIIFIDEIDAVGRQRGAGLGGGHDEREQTLNQLLVEMDGFGANEGIIIIAATNRPDILDPALLRPGRFDRQITVDRPDVNGREAVLKVHARNKPLDESVNLKAIAMRTPGFSGADLENLLNEAALVAARQDKKKIEMVDIDEATDRVIAGPAKKSRVISKKERNIVAYHEAGHTIIGVVLDEADMVHKVTIVPRGQAGGYAVMLPKEDRYFMTKPELLDKIVGLLGGRVAEEIIFGEVSTGAHNDFQRATSIARKMVTEYGMSEKLGPMQFGQSQQGQVFLGRDLHSEQNYSDAIAHEIDNEIQRFIKESYERAKQILTENRDKLELVAQTLLEVETLDAEQINHLVDHGTLPDRSSHVTDEDVKVNIQTKTDDEEPKA
- a CDS encoding type III pantothenate kinase codes for the protein MIFVLDVGNTNTVLGVYDGDELKYHWRVETSRNKTEDEYGMTIKALLEHVSLSFKDIHGIIISSVVPPIMFALERMCQKYFHLKPLVVGPGIKTGLNIKYENPREVGADRIVNAVAGIQLYGSPLIIVDFGTATTYCYIDENKQYMGGAIAPGINISTEALYSRASKLPRIEIARPNSIVGKNTVSAMQAGILYGYVGQVEGIVARMKEQATVNPKVIATGGLATLIAKESDIIDIVDPFLTLKGLQIIYTKNME
- the hslO gene encoding Hsp33 family molecular chaperone HslO; amino-acid sequence: MGDYLVKALAYNSQVRAYAVKTTDTVGEAQRRHYTWPTASAALGRSMTAGVMMGAMLKGEQKLTIKIEGRGPIGVILVDSNAKGEVRGYVTNPQTHFDLNQHGKLDVARAVGTDGTLSVVKDIGMRDQFNGQVPIVSGELGEDFTYYFVTSEQVPSSVGVGVLVNPDNTILAAGGFIIQLLPGTDDKTITAIEQRLQTIEPISKLIQKGLSPEEILEEVLGKENVKFLETMPVEFKCQCSEERIANAIISLGQEEIQSMIEEDGQAEAQCHFCNETYRFDKKQLEEMKEQAI